In a single window of the Magnolia sinica isolate HGM2019 chromosome 7, MsV1, whole genome shotgun sequence genome:
- the LOC131250687 gene encoding probable calcium-binding protein CML25 produces MDIVSFFTKWLKKSKPDPMSPFQSPKKMTKDPTSKDPIPTHPGLERSQFHELHHVFREFDANGDGKISSTDLGSIMARLGHPTSDDELRSMIREADLDGDGLIDFNEFVDMHVSGTDRTTVLEDLRQAFLVYDVDRNGLISPEELGNILKSIGHNSSIDECKKMISMVDHNGDGYVDFQEFKMMMMKSLPSKLQREIEG; encoded by the coding sequence ATGGATATTGTATCTTTCTTCACGAAATGGCTCAAAAAGTCCAAACCCGATCCAATGTCTCCCTTTCAGAGccccaaaaaaatgaccaaagatCCAACATCCAAGGACCCGATCCCCACCCACCCGGGATTGGAAAGAAGCCAGTTCCATGAGCTCCACCACGTATTCCGTGAGTTCGATGCCAATGGCGATGGAAAGATATCGTCAACAGATCTTGGCTCGATCATGGCTAGATTGGGCCACCCAACATCTGATGACGAACTGAGGTCGATGATCAGGGAGGCCGATTTGGACGGAGATGGTTTAATAGATTTCAACGAGTTTGTCGATATGCATGTCAGTGGCACTGATAGGACGACGGTCTTGGAGGATTTGCGACAGGCATTCTTGGTTTATGACGTGGACCGAAATGGGCTCATATCTCCAGAGGAATTGGGCAATATTTTGAAGAGCATCGGTCACAATAGCAGCATAGATGAATGCAAGAAAATGATTTCTATGGTGGATCACAACGGAGACGGGTATGTTGATTTCCAAGAatttaagatgatgatgatgaaatctCTGCCGTCCAAGTTGCAGAGGGAGATCGAAGGGTGA